Proteins encoded together in one Vitis vinifera cultivar Pinot Noir 40024 chromosome 4, ASM3070453v1 window:
- the LOC100232848 gene encoding beta-galactosidase 3 — protein MEANSVSKLFLVLCMVLQLGSQLIQCSVTYDRKAIVINGQRRILISGSIHYPRSTPDMWEDIIQKAKDGGLDVVETYVFWNVHEPSPGSYNFEGRYDLVRFIRTVQKAGLYAHLRIGPYVCAEWNFGGFPVWLKYVPGISFRTDNEPFKRAMQGFTEKIVGLMKSERLFESQGGPIILSQIENEYGVQSKLLGDAGHDYMTWAANMAVGLGTGVPWVMCKEEDAPDPVINTCNGFYCDAFSPNKPYKPTIWTEAWSGWFNEFGGPLHQRPVQDLAFAVARFIQKGGSFVNYYMYHGGTNFGRTAGGPFITTSYDYDAPIDEYGLVRQPKYGHLKELHRSIKLCERALVSADPIVSSLGSFQQAHVYSSDAGDCAAFLSNYDTKSSARVMFNNMHYNLPPWSISILPDCRNAVFNTAKVGVQTAHMEMLPTNAEMLSWESYDEDISSLDDSSTFTTLGLLEQINVTRDASDYLWYITRIDIGSSESFLRGGELPTLILQTTGHAVHVFINGQLTGSAFGTREYRRFTFTEKVNLHAGTNTIALLSVAVGLPNVGGHFETWNTGILGPVALHGLNQGKWDLSWQRWTYKVGLKGEAMNLVSPNGISSVDWMQGSLAAQRQQPLTWHKAFFNAPEGDEPLALDMEGMGKGQVWINGQSIGRYWTAYANGNCQGCSYSGTYRPPKCQLGCGQPTQRWYHVPRSWLKPTQNLLVVFEELGGDPSRISLVRRSMTSVCADVFEYHPNIKNWHIESYGKTEELHKPKVHLRCGPGQSISSIKFASYGTPLGTCGSFEQGPCHAPDSYAIVEKRCIGRQRCAVTISNTNFAQDPCPNVLKRLSVEAVCAPITS, from the exons ATGGAAGCTAACTCAGTTTCCAAGTTGTTCTTGGTGTTGTGCATGGTCTTGCAGCTGGGTTCTCAGCTGATTCAGTGTAGCGTGACCTACGACAGGAAGGCCATTGTGATTAATGGGCAGAGGAGAATCCTCATCTCCGGTTCCATACATTACCCCAGAAGCACCCCTGAT ATGTGGGAAGATATAATACAGAAAGCCAAAGATGGAGGCCTGGATGTCGTTGAAACCTACGTTTTTTGGAATGTCCACGAGCCTTCACCTGGCAGT TACAATTTCGAAGGGAGATATGATCTGGTTAGATTCATACGGACAGTGCAGAAAGCAGGACTGTATGCCCATCTTCGCATTGGACCCTATGTTTGTGCAGAGTGGAATTTTGG AGGGTTTCCTGTTTGGCTCAAGTATGTCCCAGGCATCAGCTTCAGAACTGACAATGAGCCTTTCAAG AGGGCAATGCAAGGGTTCACTGAGAAGATTGTAGGGCTAATGAAAAGTGAGAGGTTGTTCGAGTCCCAGGGTGGCCCCATCATACTCTCTCAG ATTGAGAACGAGTATGGAGTTCAAAGTAAGTTACTTGGAGATGCTGGCCATGACTACATGACTTGGGCTGCAAATATGGCTGTTGGGTTGGGAACTGGTGTGCCCTGGGTGATGTGCAAGGAAGAAGATGCTCCAGATCCTGTG ATAAACACGTGCAATGGCTTTTACTGTGATGCATTTTCTCCTAATAAACCATACAAGCCCACAATATGGACAGAGGCTTGGAGTGGCTG GTTTAACGAGTTTGGCGGTCCACTTCACCAGCGGCCAGTTCAAGATTTGGCATTTGCGGTTGCTCGATTCATACAAAAGGGAGGGTCCTTTGTTAATTACTACATG TACCATGGAGGGACCAATTTTGGACGCACTGCTGGGGGGCCTTTCATCACTACCAGCTATGACTATGATGCTCCAATTGATGAGTATG GTTTGGTCAGACAACCAAAATATGGTCATTTGAAAGAACTTCACAGATCTATTAAGCTTTGTGAGCGAGCTTTAGTTTCAGCTGATCCTATTGTTTCTTCTTTAGGGAGCTTTCAACAG GCTCATGTATACTCTTCAGATGCTGGAGATTGTGCGGCCTTCCTCTCAAACTATGATACTAAGTCTTCTGCAAGAGTGATGTTCAACAACATGCATTATAATTTACCTCCTTGGTCAATCAGCATTCTTCCTGACTGCAGAAATGCGGTCTTTAATACTGCAAAA GTTGGAGTTCAAACTGCACATATGGAAATGTTGCCGACCAATGCTGAGATGCTGTCCTGGGAGAGTTATGATGAGGATATATCTTCTCTGGACGACAGCTCAACATTCACTACCCTTGGTCTCTTGGAGCAGATAAATGTGACTAGGGATGCTAGTGATTATCTGTGGTACATAACTAG AATTGATATTGGTTCATCTGAGTCCTTCTTGCGAGGTGGGGAACTCCCTACTCTTATCCTGCAAACGACTGGCCATGCTGTGCATGTCTTTATAAATGGGCAACTTACAG GTTCTGCTTTCGGGACAAGGGAGTATAGGAGATTCACATTTACAGAAAAGGTCAACCTGCATGCTGGAACAAACACAATTGCACTGCTGAGTGTTGCAGTTGGATTACCA AATGTGGGGGGACATTTTGAGACATGGAACACAGGAATCCTGGGTCCAGTTGCACTTCATGGACTTAACCAGGGAAAATGGGACTTGTCATGGCAGAGATGGACCTACAAG GTTGGGCTGAAAGGAGAGGCCATGAATCTTGTCTCTCCAAATGGTATTTCATCTGTTGACTGGATGCAGGGCTCATTAGCTGCACAAAGGCAGCAGCCATTGACATGGCATAAG GCTTTTTTCAATGCACCCGAAGGAGATGAGCCATTGGCTTTAGACATGGAGGGTATGGGTAAAGGCCAAGTATGGATTAATGGGCAGAGTATTGGAAGATACTGGACTGCATATGCCAATGGTAATTGCCAAGGATGCAGTTACTCTGGGACATATCGACCCCCAAAGTGTCAACTTGGTTGTGGCCAACCAACCCAACGATG gTACCATGTGCCTCGTTCCTGGTTAAAGCCAACACAAAATCTTCTAGTAGTTTTTGAGGAACTTGGAGGGGATCCCTCAAGAATTTCTCTTGTTCGGAGATCAATGACTAGCGTCTGTGCTGATGTCTTCGAGTACCACCCAAACATTAAGAACTGGCATATTGAAAGCTATGGAAAAACAGAAGAGTTACACAAGCCCAAGGTTCACCTGCGGTGTGGTCCTGGCCAGTCCATTTCTTCCATCAAATTTGCCAGCTATGGAACTCCTCTGGGAACTTGTGGAAGTTTCGAGCAAGGACCTTGCCATGCTCCTGATTCATATGCCATAGTAGAGAAG AGGTGCATAGGGCGGCAAAGATGTGCAGTGACCATATCCAACACTAACTTCGCACAAGATCCTTGTCCTAACGTGTTGAAGCGGTTATCAGTGGAGGCTGTGTGTGCCCCTATAACTTCTTAA
- the LOC100253934 gene encoding thioredoxin H-type 2: protein MAEEGQVIGVHSVEAWNDHLQKCNESNKLIVVDFTASWCGPCRFITPFLVELAKKIPTVTFLKVDVDELKSVATDWAVEAMPTFMFLKQGKIVDKVVGANKDSLQQTIAKHMATA, encoded by the exons ATGGCAGAAGAGGGGCAAGTGATCGGTGTCCACTCTGTGGAGGCATGGAACGATCATCTCCAGAAGTGCAACGAGTCCAACAAGCTg ATTGTTGTTGATTTCACTGCTTCATGGTGTGGACCATGCCGCTTCATTACACCATTCCTGGTTGAGCTGGCTAAGAAAATACCTACTGTCACTTTTCTTAAGGTGGATGTGGATGAATTGAAG TCTGTTGCTACTGATTGGGCTGTGGAGGCAATGCCGACTTTCATGTTTCTGAAACAAGGCAAGATTGTGGATAAGGTGGTGGGAGCCAACAAAGATAGTCTGCAGCAGACTATTGCTAAGCACATGGCTACTGCCTAA
- the LOC100259075 gene encoding protein RTE1-HOMOLOG, with translation MDSNADPEDHMMIERSVSQMMQIDPRRARFPCCIVWTPLPVISWLIPFVGHIGICREDGVILDFAGPNFVCVDNFAFGAVTRYIQISKEKCCISPHHPAPYRRENGRGQDETEIDILTWDDALRKSTQEFQHQSYNLFTCNCHSFVANNLNRLGFYDGGWNVVNLAALIFLKGRWVSTTSMIKSFLPFAIVSALGLFFGGLTFLTFLAFFTFLLVGWFLLGTYCFKNLIHL, from the exons ATGGACTCTAATGCAGATCCTGAGGATCATATGATGATCGAAAGAAGTGTTTCACAAATGATGCAAATTGACCCAAGACGAGCTCGGTTTCCATGCTGCATTGTGTGGACCCCTCTTCCTGTCATATCATGGCTGATTCCTTTCGTTGGCCACATTGGCATATGCAGAGAGGATGGGGTAATCTTGGACTTTGCAGGGCCCAATTTTGTCTGTGTAGATAATTTTGCCTTTGGAGCAGTGACCCGTTATATCCAAATTAGCAAAGAAAAG TGCTGCATTTCTCCTCATCATCCTGCTCCATACAGAAGAGAGAATGGACGTGGACAGGATGAAACTGAGATAGACATATTGACATGGGATGATGCACTGCGGAAGAGCACACAGGAATTCCAACACCAATCTTACAACCTTTTTACTTGCAACTGCCACTCCTTTGTGGCAAACAATCTGAACAGATTGGGCTTTTATGATGGTGGTTGGAATGTGGTGAATCTTGCAGCTCTCATTTTCCTCAAAGGTCGCTGGGTGAGCACAACATCTATGATAAAATCTTTCTTACCATTTGCCATAGTGTCCGCTCTTGGACTGTTCTTTGGGGGCTTGACCTTCTTAACTTTCTTGGCTTTCTTCACCTTCCTTCTTGTTGGATGGTTCCTTCTCGGTACTTACTGTTTCAAGAATTTGATCCACTTGTAG